From one Xiphophorus hellerii strain 12219 chromosome 18, Xiphophorus_hellerii-4.1, whole genome shotgun sequence genomic stretch:
- the hmgb1b gene encoding high mobility group protein B1b, which yields MVKDPKKPRGKMSSYAYFVQTCREEHKKKHPDASVNFSEFSKKCSERWKTMSPKEKGKFEDMAKQDKLRYEREMKNYVPPKGQKKKRFKDPNAPKRPPSAFFLFCADFRPKVKGESPGLSIGDTAKKLGEMWNSLSGEEKQPYEKKAAKLKEKYDKDIVAYRTKGRVDSAPAAAANDDEDDDEEEGDEEEEEEEEDDDE from the exons ATGGTGAAGGATCCCAAGAAGCCCCGGGGCAAAATGTCCTCATATGCCTACTTTGTGCAAACCTGCCGAGAGGAGCATAAAAAGAAGCATCCTGATGCCTCTGTCAACTTCTCAGAGTTTTCCAAGAAATGCTCTGAACGATGGAAG aCAATGTCACCAAAGGAAAAGGGAAAGTTTGAAGACATGGCCAAACAGGACAAGCTGCGTTATGAGAGGGAAATGAAGAACTACGTGCCCCCCAAGGGCCAGAAAAAGAAACGATTCAAGGACCCAAATGCCCCAAAGAGACCACC GTCTGCGTTCTTTCTCTTCTGCGCCGACTTTCGCCCCAAGGTTAAAGGTGAGAGTCCTGGACTCTCCATTGGGGACACGGCCAAAAAGCTTGGAGAGATGTGGAACAGCTTGTCTGGAGAAGAAAAGCAGCCTTACGAAAAAAAGGCTGCCAAGCTGAAGGAGAAATATGACAAG GATATTGTGGCATACCGCACAAAGGGCAGAGTGGATTCAGCACCAGCTGCTGCAGCGAATGACGATGAGGACGATGACGAAGAGGAGggagatgaggaggaggaagaggaagaagaagacgaTGATGAGTAA